One Streptomyces umbrinus genomic window, CGGTTCTTAGGGTGTGGGGACACGAGAAGGGAGGTGGTTTGGCAGATGTATGCAAACCGGACGCGTGAGGTGGCTGCGGGCTAGCGGCCCGTCACCACATTCAGTGCGGTGCCGGACCAGCGCGTGAGACGAGCGTGCAGCCGGCCCAATCTCAAGCAGTCACCCGACCCGCGAGCTCGCCGGTAAGTCCGGCCGGCTCCCTCCTCGGAGGGGACCAGAGTTCGCGGGTCGTCTGCGTTTCGCAGGTGTGTGAGGCGCGGCACTGGCGTATTGGGTGAGCCGGAGTACTCTTGCGCCATGCTTCCGATGCTCGTTCGACGCCGTCACGTGGACTACGTGCGCGTCACGAGCATGGGCTGTCGGCCTTCTGCCTGACCTCAGCCCCCTTCAGCTCTTTCACCTGGTACCTGTGGTCCCCGCCCCACCCTCGGCGGCTGCCCCGGGCCCGTAACCCATGCGGACGCACACCATGACGAACCCGAACGTGGCGACGAACCCGTCGGATCAGCCGTATCAGTCCTCTTCGCCTTCGCCGGACGAGCCGTATCAGCCGTATCGGCAGCTTCCGATCATTGATCTTTCCGCGGCCGGTCGCGGGCCTCAGGCGCGTGCGCTGCTGCACGCTCAGTTGCACAGTGCCGCTCACGACGTGGGGTTCTTCCAGCTCGTGGGGCACGGGGTGGGGGAAGGCGAGACCGCTGCCCTGCTCGACGCGATGCGTCGGTTCTTCGCGCTTCCGGAGGCGGACCGGCTCGCGATCGACAACGTCAACTCGCCGCATTTCCGCGGCTATACGCGGACCGGTGACGAGCGCACCGGCGGCAGCCAGGACTGGCGCGACCAGCTCGACATAGGTGCGGAACGGACCGCCCGGACACCCGGTCCCGGTGAGCCCGCGTACTGGTGGCTGGAGGGGCCCAACCAGTGGCCGGCCGCGCTGCCGGAGCTGCGTACCGCCGCCCTGGCGTGGATCGACCGGCTCAGCTCCGTCGCGGCGCGGCTGCTGCGCGAGCTGCTCACCGCCATCGGCGCGCCCGCCGGTTTCTACGAGCCGGTGTTCGGCGAGCGTGCCCATCCGCATCTGAAGCTGGTCCGGTATCCGGGCAGTGCGAGGGACGGTGCCGGTCAGGGGGTCGGGGCGCACAAGGACTACGGGTTCCTGACGCTGCTGCTGCAGGACCAGGTGGGCGGGTTGCAGGTGCAGCGGGAGGACGGGCTGTTCCATGACGTGCCGCCGATCCCGGGGGCGTTCGTGGTGAATCTGGGTGAGCTGCTGGAGGTGGCCACCGACGGGTATCTCGTCGCCACCAATCACCGGGTGGTGAGTCCGGCCGGTGCGACCGAGCGGTTCTCCGTTCCCTTCTTCTACAACCCGCGGCTCGACGCCCGGATCGAGCCGCTGCCCTTCCCGTACGCCTCCGCCGCGCCCGGGGTGACGAGCGACCCGGCGAACCCGCTCTTCGCGGAGTACGGGCGGAACGAGCTGAAGGGCAAGCTGCGGGCGCATCCACTGGTCGCGGCCCGTCATCACGCGGAGTTGCTGGTCCCAGCGTGACCGCATGATCCGTACGACCCGCGTGGCCCGCGTGGCCCGCGTAAGACAGGTGTGGCGGCTCCCCATGGAGAACCGCCACATGTGCCCTGAACACATGAGAAATCAGTGGGCGATGTCTTCGTAGCCCTGGATCTCGCGCGGGTTGCGGGTGCCCGGTCCGACATAGCGTGCGGAGGGCCGTACGAGCCGGCCCGTGCGCTTCTGTTCCAGGATGTGCGCGGACCAGCCGGCGGTGCGGGCGCAGGTGAACATCGAGGTGAACATGTGGGCCGGGACCTCGGCGAAGTCGAGGACGATGGCGGCCCAGAACTCGACGTTCGTGGCGAGGACGCGGTCCGGGCGGCGGGCGTGG contains:
- a CDS encoding isopenicillin N synthase family dioxygenase, whose protein sequence is MTNPNVATNPSDQPYQSSSPSPDEPYQPYRQLPIIDLSAAGRGPQARALLHAQLHSAAHDVGFFQLVGHGVGEGETAALLDAMRRFFALPEADRLAIDNVNSPHFRGYTRTGDERTGGSQDWRDQLDIGAERTARTPGPGEPAYWWLEGPNQWPAALPELRTAALAWIDRLSSVAARLLRELLTAIGAPAGFYEPVFGERAHPHLKLVRYPGSARDGAGQGVGAHKDYGFLTLLLQDQVGGLQVQREDGLFHDVPPIPGAFVVNLGELLEVATDGYLVATNHRVVSPAGATERFSVPFFYNPRLDARIEPLPFPYASAAPGVTSDPANPLFAEYGRNELKGKLRAHPLVAARHHAELLVPA